TCGTAGACGTTCAACCCCTCGGGCGGCAGATACTTCGAGGCCGCCAAGTTTCGCGCCGACTTGGACAGGTTGGCGTTGGTCTTCGAATCGATGACCACCGCCGACTCCACGCCCAGCGTCTTCAGGATCGACGCCAGCGTCTTCGTCTTCGGCGCGTCAAAGCTGAGCTTGTCGACGACGATCAGCTTTTTCTCCTGCACGCGCAGCGACAGCGCGCTGGCCAGCGCGGCGCGCTTGACCTTCTTCGGCACGGTGTAGCTGTAGTCGCGCGGGTGCGGCCCGAAGACCTTGCCGCCGCCGACGTGGTTGGGGGCGCGGCTTGAACCTTGACGAGCGTTGCCGGTGCCCTTCTGCTTGTACGGCTTCTTGCCGCCGCCGCGCACGTTGGCGCGCGTCTTGGTCGAGTGCGTGCCGGCGCGCTTGGCCGCCTGCTGCGCCTTCACCATCTCCCACAAGAGGTGCTCTTTGACCTTGGTGCCGAAGACGGCGTCGGCCAGCGCGGCCTGGCCGACCTTCCTGCCCTGGATGTCTACAATGTCGATCTGCATGGCTTCGCTCCGTCGCTTTCGCTAGGTCTTGATCTCGACGTCGACGCCGGCCGAGAGATCCAGCTTCATCAGCGCATCCAGGGTCTGCTGCGTCGGCTCCAGAATGTCCAGCAGGCGCTTGTGGGTGCGGATCTCGAACTGCTCGCGCGACTTCTTGTCCACGTGAGGCGAACGAAGCACCGTGAACTTGTTGATCTTGGTGGGCAGCGGCACCGGGCCAGCCACTTGCGCGCCGGTCCGTTTCGCGGTGTCCACGATCTCGCCCGCCGACTGATCCAGCAGCCGGTGATCGTACGCCTTCAGTCGAATTCGAATTTTTGCTGTCACTTCGCCTTTACCTCGTCCGGGTGAATCTTGGTGACGACGCCGGCGCCGACGGTCTTGCCACCTTCGCGAATGGCGAAGCGCAGACCTTCCTCGCAAGCGATCGGCGTGATGAGCTCGATGTCCAGGTTGATGTTGTCGCCCGGCATCACCAT
This genomic window from Polyangia bacterium contains:
- the rplD gene encoding 50S ribosomal protein L4 — protein: MQIDIVDIQGRKVGQAALADAVFGTKVKEHLLWEMVKAQQAAKRAGTHSTKTRANVRGGGKKPYKQKGTGNARQGSSRAPNHVGGGKVFGPHPRDYSYTVPKKVKRAALASALSLRVQEKKLIVVDKLSFDAPKTKTLASILKTLGVESAVVIDSKTNANLSKSARNLAASKYLPPEGLNVYDILNHPGLVIAASAIKEIEQRVQPEADAAAAS
- the rpsJ gene encoding 30S ribosomal protein S10 produces the protein MTAKIRIRLKAYDHRLLDQSAGEIVDTAKRTGAQVAGPVPLPTKINKFTVLRSPHVDKKSREQFEIRTHKRLLDILEPTQQTLDALMKLDLSAGVDVEIKT